One stretch of Molothrus aeneus isolate 106 chromosome 2, BPBGC_Maene_1.0, whole genome shotgun sequence DNA includes these proteins:
- the LOC136553665 gene encoding uncharacterized protein, with the protein MARPQTHPVATYLLWATLTTSCSAWTLPQPKPNVWRTLAEALGQDHLCLNTAAAEDPMASCLVGIPLPPSQLPSPFNYIYSFRTTPKSPTAFWNAWRDHLRLQPTLEVNPPELHLLGSALAPVCLIFRYIPSPGNPLYFREAPGSQHPPSASLRYPRTLTLLNPSNASYLPNQWCKRVEKIPLATSPNDKAVTLPHGLFLICGNRAWAGIPSNPIGGPCALGRLSLFTPNLTHIIDWQNKSASLNSTFNSVRTKRDLKNLDEGCDSVIEHWDRTKATALTVLLPWVAIAKSLGELGRLECWVVKQANLTSAALTDLLYDEKVTRQATLQNRAAIDFLLLLHQHKCEEFEGLCCLNLSSRAEDARVSIERMQNHLENIKAQTTDWLGDMFRGWGLSNWAVAILKPIVYLCFSLILVLLAASILWKVLKNFINRALSSPEVLQLQAPPNSPEENSWEDPDEGDSMGPVDQELSYEDSELEP; encoded by the coding sequence ATGGCACGGCCCCAGACACACCCAGTTGCCACCTACCTCCTTTGGGCCACGCTCaccaccagctgctctgcatggaCTCTCCCCCAGCCGAAACCTAATGTTTGGCGGACCCTCGCGGAAGCCCTGGGGCAAGATCACCTTTGCCTGAACACGGCGGCAGCTGAAGACCCGATGGCGTCTTGCCTCGTGGGGATCCCgctccccccttcccagcttccctcccCTTTCAATTATATTTACTCCTTCAGAACTACCCCGAAATCCCCCACTGCTTTTTGGAACGCCTGGAGAGACCACCTCCGCTTACAACCTACTCTTGAGGTGAACCCTCCAGAGCTCCATTTGCTCGGCTCTGCACTTGCCCCAGTTTGCCTCATTTTTCGATATATCCCCAGCCCCGGTAATCCTCTATATTTTAGAGAAGCCCCGGGTTCCCAACACCCCCCCTCTGCCTCACTCCGGTATCCACGCACTCTGACCCTGTTGAACCCCTCCAATGCCTCCTATCTCCCGAACCAATGGTGCAAACGTGTTGAAAAAATCCCTCTAGCCACCTCCCCGAATGACAAAGCAGTGACCCTTCCCCATggtttgttcttaatttgcggAAACCGAGCTTGGGCGGGAATCCCATCTAATCCTATCGGGGGACCATGTGCATTAGGCCGGCTGTCCCTGTTTACACCCAACCTGACCCATATTATTGATTGGCAAAATAAAAGCGCAAGCCTCAACTCGACCTTCAATTCGGTACGTACCAAAAGAGATCTAAAGAATCTAGATGAAGGCTGCGACTCTGTGATTGAACATTGGGACCGTACAAAAGCGACTGCCCTCACAGTTTTACTCCCTTGGGTAGCGATCGCGAAGTCACTAGGCGAATTGGGCCGCCTAGAGTGTTGGGTTGTAAAACAGGCCAATCTTACGTCAGCCGCCCTAACGGACCTCCTTTATGATGAGAAAGTCACGAGGCAAGCCACGCTCCAAAACAGAGCCGCCATcgatttcctcctcctgttacACCAGCACAAGTGCGAGGAGTTTGAaggtctctgctgcctcaaCCTCTCATCCAGGGCTGAAGACGCGAGAGTCTCCATTGAGCGCATGCAAAATCATCTTGAAAATATTAAAGCACAAACTACCGACTGGCTGGGGGACATGTTCCGCGGGTGGGGGCTTTCAAACTGGGCAGTGGCCATCCTGAAGCCAATcgtttatttatgtttttcacTTATACTTGTGTTACTCGCTGCCTCAATACTATGGAAAGTactgaaaaactttattaaccgaGCCCTCTCCTCTCCGGAAGTCCTCCAACTCCAAGCACCCCCTAactcaccagaagaaaactcttGGGAGGACCCTGACGAAGGAGACAGCATGGGGCCCGTGGACCAAGAACTGTCCTATGAGGACAGCGAACTCGAACCTTGA
- the CLDN34 gene encoding claudin-34, translating into MNSLVSTSHLQLAAFALGTIGWILCTVSMGIVEWRVWHVDNTTVISSGIAWVGIWKVCFISYLYVSPGYREQFCHKFSGYDSFIPHEIYAAQGLLLTAMFMGLLGLAATIFALRNVYMGVTHKTLIAPFFLVGGFFYIFAGLCVLIPVSWNFYSVTHNQSIAFPPSYYMPSSPVAQEAGAAIPVGIVAVILLLLSGTFSLSYRFPMTANTITKS; encoded by the coding sequence ATGAATTCCCTGGTCAGCACCTCACACCTCCAGCTTGCTGCCTTTGCTCTGGGCACGATAGGCTGGATCCTGTGCACGGTTTCAATGGGAATTGTGGAATGGAGAGTGTGGCATGTGGACAACACCACTGTCATTTCCTCTGGCATTGCCTGGGTGGGGATTTGGAAAGTCTGCTTCATCAGTTACCTTTATGTCTCACCTGGCTACAGAGAACAGTTTTGCCATAAATTCAGTGGCTATGACTCCTTCATCCCCCATGAAATTTATGCTGCTCAGGGTCTCCTGTTGACTGCCATGTTCATGGGCTTGCTGGGACTGGCTGCTACAATATTTGCTCTGAGAAATGTCTATATGGGAGTCACTCACAAAACTCTCATTGCCCCGTTCTTCCTCGTGGGTGGCTTCTTCTACATATTTGCTGGTTTGTGTGTCCTGATTCCTGTGAGCTGGAATTTCTATTCTGTAACTCACAACCAGAGCAtagcttttcctccttcttaCTACATGCCCTCCAGTCCAGTGGCACAGGAAGCTGGTGCTGCCATTCCTGTTGGGATTGTGGCTGTCATCCTCCTGCTGCTAAGTGGgacattttctctctcataCAGATTTCCTATGACTGCAAACACTATCACAAAATCCTGA